The Solibacillus sp. FSL R7-0668 genome includes the window CTGTCATTGTGCGTTCAACGGCTGGTGCTTCAGGTGTAAAAATCGGTGAATTGCCTGCTAAAACGGAAGTGACGGTGTTAACGAATTTTAATGGCTGGGCATTTATTGAAACCGATCAAGCTTCTGGTTATGTATTAGCAAGCAGTTTGGCTATCAGTGAAGCTAAGCCTACTCAGCCAAAGCCGCCTGCAACGTCAAAGAAAATTGCCCTTACCTTCGATGACGGACCGCATCCTAAGGTAACACCACAGATTTTAAAAATATTAAAAAAATATGAGGCCAAAGCTACCTTCTTCGTTGTTGGCTGTGAGGTAAAAAAGTATCCACAAGTGTTGAAAGACGTGGCAAATGCAGGTCACGAAATCGGTAATCATACATTCAATCATAAAAAACTCACAACATTGTCGCTTCGAAATGCCAAATTACAAATCGATTCTACAGATGCCGTGATTAAGGCTGCCATCGGACATAATGCTACGGTTTTTCGCCCGCCATATGGTGCCTATAATAAAAGTATCGTCAATCAACTAAATGTACCTAATGTTCTTTGGTCTATTGATACACTTGATTGGAAGCATCATAATCCGCAAAAAACATTAGCTGCCGTGCAAAAAAATGCGAAAAATGGCAGCATTGTGCTCATGCATGATATTCACCAAGAGACAGCCGATGCACTGGATTCCATTTTAGCTATGTTGCAAAAGCAAGGCTATGAATTTGTGACCGTTTCAGAATTAACTACTAAATAAAAAACAAAGCTCCACATTCAAGCAATACGAGCTTGGATGTGGAGCTTTTTATTGTAAAGATTTTAGGTGTAAAAATGTTAAGGACGCTTCCACTGACTGAGCTGAATCAATTGGGTTTGGAACAAGCGCGTTTATATCAAAGCCCTGTGTAACCCCAACCGCCATTACAGCAACTGCCGCGAGCACTGAACCAACCCCGATCATTCGGGATATGAGTCGATGCGCCTGCTGCATTTCAGAATTGGAGTGCTGAATCTTTTTTTGCCGAACAAGCTTGAAAAAACGGGCTTGCTGCTGAGGAAATGATAAAACATGAGCACATGCCAAGCATAGCTGCGCACTGTGATGCTGAATCGTTATCAAATCAATTTGAACATATTCTGTTGTACGTCCACAGTTTTCACAGCTACATGCTACATTGTTTACCATACTCATAACCTCTTTCATCTGTTTCATAATGTTAGTATAACATAAATTTTTAGAAAATTCTTTATTTTTGTTTTATTGAAAAGTTAATTGATACAATGCCTTATACTGGTAAAATAAAGGGGACTATCGAATTAATCTGGTAGAAATCAAAAATGGAGGAATTCCATGTCTAATAATTTAGAAGAACGAATTTCGCTGAACCAATATGCCTTATTTTTTTGCTTTGCAATTACAGTGCATAATATTGAGGAAGCAATTTGGTTACCTAATTGGACTCAATCATCCTATGCTATTCAACAGCCTGTAACATCGACTGAGTTTCACTTCGCTGTACTTATCATTACAGCATTGGCTTATTTAACAGCCTTTTTCTTTGGTCAATTTTCACACAGTCAGCTAGCCAAATATACTTTTACAGGATTTTTAGGCTCCATGATTTTCAATACGTTTTTTCCCCACTTGCTTTCAACGATTATTATGCAAGCCTATGCACCTGGGCTTATTACAGGATTACTGCTGATCGTCCCAATTAATACATACATTCTTTATCAATTACATAAGAAGGGTCATATCAAGCTTAAACATATATTCCTTTCAACTGTTATGGTCGGTGGGATATTACTGTTGCTCATTCCTGTACTATTCAAGATTTCAAATATTATGTTCATTTATTAGCGTACAGGACGTTCTCACTATCGCTTTGGGAACTTTCTTTTCTTAATATAGATAAAATATACTGTTAATATTGAAGTAGCATTATTAAGAGAAAACCACAATCTCTATGGTAGGTATTTGCTTACTGGTCGTTCTTCAAAAAAACTGTAAGGAGATAATTCAATGAATCTTAATATTAATCTAGTACGTAAATTTGCTATTTTTATATTTTTTTTATTTCTTTTAAATGGTCTAACTAATATAGTAAATCACTCACACTACGCCTATCTCCTTTTAGGAATATTTCAAACTGTCATCTGTACTATTAGTATTATGATTCTTTTCTTTAAAAAAGGTTCTTCGCAAAAATTTCGAGATTGACAAAATCAAAGCCCTATTTCCAAACATAATAAAATAATAAAGTGGTACCGTTCTGATACCCCATCCACTTTCTTGGTAATGAATATGATATAAATTTTAAATTAAATAACGTTTCTAAATGACACTTTGGGGACAAATTCCCCCTTATTTCAATTAAATGAGGGTGATTTTTCCTCTTATGAATGATAAATCCATAAATTAGGAATTTTATGCTATATAATTTATCGTAGTTAGTACATTAACATTGCATTAAATTAAAACACTATTCATCAAGAGTCCTTCTAACTAAAAAAATTCCAAAACAAGGTATTCCGTTGCACAAAAAAACTCCTTATAATTAGGTTTGGTAGTTCTGTCCAAATCCCAATTAAAAGGAGCCAACCATGAACAAGGATACCACAAAATCCACATTAAATGAATTGTTAAAAGTACTAAATGAGAAAACATTTTTAAAAATTGTGAACGTCTCCAATCTTGATTATTACGTGAAAAAGCTGTCAGCCTATAAGTTTTTACAACTGTTCATCATTGCACAGCTGAATGAAAAAGATTCGCTCAAAAAATTGGCGAAACATCTGAAGGAAACTGAAGAGCTTCAAACCTTTGTTCAAATGGGTACCATTAGTTCGTCGCAGCTTTCACGCAGACAGTCCTGCTTGACGCCGGGCATATTTGAAAAGGTCTTTCGCCATCTCGTCGTTGCCGCCCAGGTAAAATTGAAGAGAAGGCAACCGTTTGTTCGGGATATCGATCAACTACTTGTTATCGATTCTTCTACCATGTCCATGAGTCTGAGCCAATATCCCTGGGCTACGTTTCGAAAAACCAAGGCAGGTGTTCGTCTGCATTTACGCGTCGTTGTCACAAAAGATGTGACGCTCCCAGATCAGGCGGTTCTTTTGCCGGCGAAACATGCAGACCGTACGCAAATGGATACGCTGGTGGCGTTCGATTCCGATGCCATTCATCTGTTTGACCGAGGCTATACGGACTATAAACAGTATGACAAATTGTGTGAGAAAGAGGTTCGCTTTATCACGCGATTGAGGAAAAATGCAAAGATTGAAGTGCTGAATGAGCAAGCCCCAGACGTTGAAAATAACATCTTTTCGGATCAAGAAGTCTTTTTGGGGGATGAGCAGAACCGCACGAAAATGTCGAATTCGCTGCGTTTAATCCGAACAGTCGATCGCGAGAAAAATGAAATCATTATTCTCACAAGCTGTTTCGATTTGTCGGCGAAAGAAATTGGAGACCTCTATCGCTACCGCTGGAAAATTGAAACGTTTTTTAAATGGATGAAACAGCACCTAAGAATCAAAAAGTTCTTCGGAAAAAGTCAGAACGCCGTCTACACACAAATCTGGATTGCTCTGATTACGTATTGCCTGCAAGTATTGCTAAAGCTGGAACTGAACCATGATGGACCACTTTTAGAGATGAAAGAAACGCTTCAGAATCTTCTTTTCAAGCCTTTTGAAACTTTTGTTAAAGCACTTTTCAGACCGCCGACAAGGCAATCCAAAGGACGAAAAAAGCATGATTGGGACAGTGAGTTTCAGCTCATCGTCAAACAGTTTGACGAAAGAGAGGTGGAACATTTAGACAATTTAACGTACGACCCGATTTTCTAGGTTATATCATATGTAAATAATTTACAATTTGTGGATGAGGACTACCGCTTATGCCCACGTTGACTTTTTTTCAAATACGGAGAAATCGTTCGTTCTGAATTTTCAGATATATGAGTCAGGTAGGTATTATGCCCCTTTTGACAAATGTTAAAAATTTTTATGCAACGCTAATGTAGTTAGTAATATAAATAATAAATAACTCTAGTAATTTGCTCAGTTTATGGAAAAACACAACTGGAGGTAATCAAATGGATGCTTTGATGTTAGAGGGATGGACCCCTATATTGCTTTGTGGAATTGTTTTTGCAATGGGGATGTTTATTATATCCCGTAAAGTTTCAAGAAAAGTTTTACTTTTAACCGCCACTGTATTAAGTCTAATTTGTATCGGATTAATTATTTTTAGCAAGAATGTAGTTGGTGGTTGGGATGGTATCGGATTGGCTTACTTAATGGTTACTATTTTTGTAGATGTATGGATAGGTACTTTTATCGGAGCTATTTCAAAGAGATAAAATAAGTGTTTTCCCGTTTTTCATTTACTTTATTAATTTCTCTTTTGTCTGCCACTATTACTTCTAGAGTATGGCTAAAACAAATAGCGAATTTTTTTATCACAATCAGGTTGGTTGAAGAAGTGTCTTTATTTTACTAAATTCAAGATTACTTTAATTTTTTAAAGATTTATAAAGTATACAAAATAAATATAAAAACGTTGCCAAATACAAATTTGTGGATACATTGAAAATGCGCAAACGCTGTGAAATCAACGTTTACGCATTTTTTGGAATATTATCGATACAGCTTTTTATGCAATTCAGTTGAAACTCAGTTATAGCAACAGTTTTGAGCGTGTTTTGGGTTTGTTGGATTACTGATTAAAAACATGTATATTCGTACTTTTTAAATCCTCATTTTTCTGCTTCTAACCCTCCACAAATTAAATTTGCGTAAAATATTTCACAGCCAACGGAACTTCGCCGAACGGTCGCTTTTCTAAATACTGTTCAATATAGATTTCTGCGAGCTTTTGCTCACGTTCGCCATGTAATTCACCATGTCTTACTGCTGTCACTGCTTCAAATAACTGTGTGAGCTCTGTCATTAATGGTTTTGCTTCAATTGTTTGTAATGCATCTGGTAGCTTTACAAACGTTTCAAACTTTTGTTGTAATTCGGCTACACGTGCTTTTAATAATGGGTGCGTCGTGTGATGAAGCTGGGCTAGTAATGTTTGATGCGCATTTTTTTTAGATAAACGAATCAATTCATGTGCCAAAATATTAGCTGGCCCTTCCCACACTGTTAATACTTGTGCATCACGAAGTAAACGTGCCATGACAAAATCCTCCATGAAACCATTGCCACCATGAAGCTCAATGGATTCATGTGCGAAATGAATCGCATATTCCGCTGTTTCCTTTTTCAGTAAGGCGATTAACAAACGGACAACCAATTGCTCATCCTCGTCAGCTAAACTAGCCGTTACCCGATCGTAGCGTTCAACCAAATCAAACAAACCAATTAATGAGGCATGCCATTTTGCCTTTAGTGTTGAAAGGGTTTCTTGCACCATTGGATACTCCGATAAAGTATGACCAAATGCCCTACGACCGCTTGTATAATGAATTGCTTCATCTAGTGTACGCTTCATGATGCCTAGAGACGCAGCAGCATTACAAATGCGAGATAAATTTAATGCTTCAAGCATATAATAAATCCCTTTATTTGGATCACCGACTACATAAGCGAGCGCTCCTTCAAATTCCACCTCTCCTGATGGAACAGCCTTTACCCCTAACTTATCTTTTAAACGACGAATGCGTAAATGATTTAGCGTCCCTTCTTCTGTATGCCATGGTACCGCAAATAGTGTCAACCCTTTTGAGCCACTACTAGCCCCCTCTTTTCTAGCAAGCACCATTGCCACGCCACACATTCCGGCATTGGAGGCGAAATATTTTTCACCAAATAAACGCCATTGCCCATCTTCAAGCCGTGCCTCAAGGATATTTGCCCCAACATCTGAACCACCTTGACGCTCCGATAAAAAAGTTGCACCTTCATACAGTTCAACATCTCCCGTTGCAATGACATGTGGTAAAAAACGTTGCTTAAGCTCATCGCTCGCATATTGGTCTAATAAAAAGGCTGTTGCCATCGTTAATGTAACAGGACAATAAAAGCCTGGCTCTGTTTGGGATAATAAATAACCTTGTGCAAAACTATACACATAATTTCCTTTTTGATGAAGGGCTGGGATTTCTTTATGCACATAGCCTACGATACCAGTTTCATACGTTTCTTTTACCGTTTGCAAATAGCCCTCATTTACAATGACCCGGCTCACCTCTTCACCATATGCATCATAACGCTGTAACTTTGGTTCCCCTTCTCGGTCCGTTATTTTCGCTCGTTGATCAATTGGCCCTGCACAACGTTCCCCGAATTTAAGTAGCTCCTCGTTCGCAAAATGAAAAAATTGTGGTGCAAGCTTTTGCTGTAATAGTTGATGTAATGTTTCATCGCCTTCATAAAAGTTTTTTGTCTTTTGCTGTTTATTCGCTAACACTTGCATTTTCTTTTGCCTCCCTTAGCTGCTGCTTTAAAATTTTGCCGGATGCGTTACGTGGTAATGCCTCTACTTGTTCATAAATTTTCGGGAGCTTAAATGCTGCTAATTTATCTTGTAAAAATGCGCGCAGTTCCTGTTCTGATAGCGTTGTATTGGCCGCATAAATCACTTTCACTGTTTCGCCCCACTCTGGATGTGGGACACCAATGACAGCGGTTTCAAAAATAGCCGGGTGCTGCACAACGATATCTTCTATTTCCTTTGGATAGATGTTAACACCACCTGAAATAATGACGTCCTTCTTACGGTCAACAATGTAGTAATAACCGTCTTCATCCATGCGTGCTAAATCACCTGAACGAACCCAGTCATCCACAAATACCTTGCTTGTTTCCTCTGGATTTTTATAGTACTCTTTCATATTTCCTTCACCGTATAAGATAATTTCACCCACTTCACCCGGTGCTACATCTTCATTGTTTTCGTTAATAATACGAATTTCTGTGCCGAATGGTGCACGTCGTCCAATTGATCCTGGTTTAGCTAAATGTTCTTCTGCATGTAAAATCGTGCCGCTTGGTCCTGCCTCCGTTAAGCCATATACGCAAACAAGCCGATCTGTTTGGAATTGTTGTTGAATATAAGCCACTTCCTGTTGTGATAAAGGAGCACCCCCGTAAACCCAATACTTCATTGAAGATAAGTCAGCTGTTTTGATCTTTTCATTGGAAGCGGTTAATAAATACGCCACTGGAGCGCCAAAGAAATGCGTTGTTTGATAGGTTTCAACCGTATCGATGAATAAATCTGGCGTAAATGTCGGTGTTAATACAGCAGTTGCGCCAACTAAAATGGCTGTCACAAAAAATAAATTCAATGGTGCTGAATGCGTAAGTGGCATCATAATGAGTAATCGGCTTTCAGGCTTGACTTCCATCTCAATCGCAATCATATGCGAAACGGTTAACACATTGCGATTTGTTAATAACACACCTTTTGGGTTACCTGTCGTACCAGATGTATAAAGTAGCGTTGAATCATCCTCTTCCACAAGCTCACACATCACCACATCATTATTTGCTTGCTCTACAAGCTCATTATAACTTTGCCATCCATCCACTTTTGATCCTGTTTTCACCTTTAAGCCCGCAAATTGAACATTCTTTGCCTGTTCCATTAACAATTCATGTACAAAAAGGGCTTTCGCATCACTGTGGGAAAGTACATATTCAAGCTCACGCGTTACAAACTTAGCATTGACCGGTACAACAATCGCGCCTACTCGTTGAATCGCAAAATAAAGTGCTGCGAACTCGCGTACATTTGGCATAAAGATCGCTACTTTATCTCCTTTTGTAATGCCTGCAACAAGTAAAGCATTTGCTAAGCGATTCGTTTCGATATCTAGCGCTTGATAGGTTGTCTCTTGCCCCATGCTAATTACGGCAATGTTATGTGGATACTTTCTCGCATGTCGAGCCAATAAATTTGAAATATTCATTTTTCATCCTCCATTAACAACTGTAGTTTTTCACGAAATATACGGTCCGTCTTTACAATTTCCGCACGAATCTCCAAGAGCTCTTCAATCTTACTATCGATTTCCTTTACCTTCTGCTGTCCATATTCGATTGTCTTCTCTAGCTGCTTCTTTCCAGAACGATCATAATCAAATAGCAGCACCATCTCTTTTATTTCCTCAAGTGAAAATCCATACGTTTTTCCTCGAAGAATCAGCTTTAACTTGGCCTCCTCCCTTTTAGTAAAATATCGGATACCCTTATCTACACGGTGTGAGCTTAATATGCCCAGCTCCTCATAATAGCGTAGTGTGCGTGTAGAAAGCTCGTATTCTTTGGCTATTACTCTAATAGATTTCATTCGTGTATCCCTCCGTTTTTGCAAGTATACCATTGACGTTAGCGTTAATTTAAAGCAATTTATTCAATTTTCTAATATTTAAAATCAGATGTAAATATCCTATGTAAGCTTATGCTTCAATTTTTATTAGGGCTTCCAGTGGTATTTCATCTCCTGGCAAGTATCTATCTATAAGCGCCCGAAAATAGTGTAATGACAAAACAAAAAGCAAACAAATGCTTTAAATCAGCGCTTGTTTGCTTTTTAAGTTTTAGTTTAATAGCTAAAAACTAGTATTATTTTATTGTTCGTGAACTCGGTGTACTAACTTATAACGTTTTCACAAGCTGTAAAAACTCAGTTAACGAGGTTACTTCATAGGTTGGAACTACATCAGGGTTTTTCGGCTTATCTTCTCGGTTAATCCAAACATTGCGCATATTGACGCGCGATGAGCCTAAAATATCCGTCATTAAATTATCGCCTACCATAATGCCGTCGTCTTTTGTAACATTGGCCTTTTCCATCACAAATTCAAAAATCGAAGCGTCGGGCTTTCCTTTACCAAAATCGCCTGAAATAATGATGTGATCAAAATATGGCACAATTTCTGGTGTAATTTCGAGCTTTAAATTTTGTAAGCTTGGTGCACCGTTTGTTAAAAGTACAAGCTGATACTTGCCCTTTAATTCATCTAATACGGCAAATGTGTCCTCATAGAAGAATGGTGCTTGTTTACGCTCCTCTACAAAGCGTTCGCCAAGTTCCGCGCCAAACTCGGCATCTTCAACACCAAGTGCCGCTAAGCCGTTTGTCCAGGCCTGTGCACGGTAGCTCGGTACAATTCCCTTCATTTGTTGGAATTGTGGTGTCGGATCATCAAATGTTCCCCATAAGCCTTCAAACGGATTAATACCAATTAATACGGTATAATCATACGTTTCATAGCCTTCATATAATGCACGTGCCGCTTTACGTACTTCTTCTTCCAGGGTAATCGCATCTACATTTTTGACCGTGCTTGCATATTCACATGTTTTTTCAAATGCTGTTTTTACTGATTTTTGATCGTATAAAAGTGTGTCATCTAAATCGAAAATAATTGTTTTAATCGTCATGTCCTTACTCCTAATTTATAATCTATCACTGCTATTAGTTTACCATAATAAAGCGTTTATTTTTGATTTTTCTAAATTTTTTAGCGCAAACAAAACTAAATCACGTACAAGTCATTCATACGTGATTTAGCTTTTACTATTTATTTTTGTTCCGTAGCTGTTGCATCAGTTGTTGAATGCGTTGTTTTTGATTCATCGTTTCTTCTTTTAGAACGGTAATATCATATGTGTGCCCATTGTCGGAAATTGCTACAATATCTCCTTCCTTAAGGGTGCTGTCCAATTCGGTGCGGTGAATAAGCAATTGCTCCATTTCTTCAGGGCGTTTTAAAAAAATCGCATAATCCCCATCAAATCGGTCTAATGTGTATTTATTAAGGTAGCTCACTAACGATTTCTCCCTTCGCATTTTTCAATTGTGCGGCATCGCCTGAATTTAGCCAAATTTGCTTTTTCGTCCATTCAATCGAATTAGTACCTGTTTTTGCCTCTGGTCCACTTGTAATATAGAGTGTTTTTCCTGCTGCAAGTTGAAT containing:
- a CDS encoding YesK family protein, with product MDALMLEGWTPILLCGIVFAMGMFIISRKVSRKVLLLTATVLSLICIGLIIFSKNVVGGWDGIGLAYLMVTIFVDVWIGTFIGAISKR
- a CDS encoding HXXEE domain-containing protein, which gives rise to MNQYALFFCFAITVHNIEEAIWLPNWTQSSYAIQQPVTSTEFHFAVLIITALAYLTAFFFGQFSHSQLAKYTFTGFLGSMIFNTFFPHLLSTIIMQAYAPGLITGLLLIVPINTYILYQLHKKGHIKLKHIFLSTVMVGGILLLLIPVLFKISNIMFIY
- a CDS encoding HAD family hydrolase; the protein is MTIKTIIFDLDDTLLYDQKSVKTAFEKTCEYASTVKNVDAITLEEEVRKAARALYEGYETYDYTVLIGINPFEGLWGTFDDPTPQFQQMKGIVPSYRAQAWTNGLAALGVEDAEFGAELGERFVEERKQAPFFYEDTFAVLDELKGKYQLVLLTNGAPSLQNLKLEITPEIVPYFDHIIISGDFGKGKPDASIFEFVMEKANVTKDDGIMVGDNLMTDILGSSRVNMRNVWINREDKPKNPDVVPTYEVTSLTEFLQLVKTL
- a CDS encoding DNA polymerase III subunit delta; its protein translation is MVNNVACSCENCGRTTEYVQIDLITIQHHSAQLCLACAHVLSFPQQQARFFKLVRQKKIQHSNSEMQQAHRLISRMIGVGSVLAAVAVMAVGVTQGFDINALVPNPIDSAQSVEASLTFLHLKSLQ
- a CDS encoding polysaccharide deacetylase family protein, coding for MRRVFFLLTMLLCAGLTYLIMPHYTYAATEDPITIKFTSIESELYDDPLQEPVMIIPENSPVIVLFEEDGWSEVQYKTFTGSIPTEQLITAKPKHLLINSKNEPLVRMTDSPQSDSLGHLYSNSIVEVYEIDSPQFVFVRYGHLAGYVYNNVFVQQNARQRVVKDPSVIVRSTAGASGVKIGELPAKTEVTVLTNFNGWAFIETDQASGYVLASSLAISEAKPTQPKPPATSKKIALTFDDGPHPKVTPQILKILKKYEAKATFFVVGCEVKKYPQVLKDVANAGHEIGNHTFNHKKLTTLSLRNAKLQIDSTDAVIKAAIGHNATVFRPPYGAYNKSIVNQLNVPNVLWSIDTLDWKHHNPQKTLAAVQKNAKNGSIVLMHDIHQETADALDSILAMLQKQGYEFVTVSELTTK
- a CDS encoding MerR family DNA-binding protein, producing MKSIRVIAKEYELSTRTLRYYEELGILSSHRVDKGIRYFTKREEAKLKLILRGKTYGFSLEEIKEMVLLFDYDRSGKKQLEKTIEYGQQKVKEIDSKIEELLEIRAEIVKTDRIFREKLQLLMEDEK
- a CDS encoding acyl-CoA dehydrogenase family protein, whose amino-acid sequence is MQVLANKQQKTKNFYEGDETLHQLLQQKLAPQFFHFANEELLKFGERCAGPIDQRAKITDREGEPKLQRYDAYGEEVSRVIVNEGYLQTVKETYETGIVGYVHKEIPALHQKGNYVYSFAQGYLLSQTEPGFYCPVTLTMATAFLLDQYASDELKQRFLPHVIATGDVELYEGATFLSERQGGSDVGANILEARLEDGQWRLFGEKYFASNAGMCGVAMVLARKEGASSGSKGLTLFAVPWHTEEGTLNHLRIRRLKDKLGVKAVPSGEVEFEGALAYVVGDPNKGIYYMLEALNLSRICNAAASLGIMKRTLDEAIHYTSGRRAFGHTLSEYPMVQETLSTLKAKWHASLIGLFDLVERYDRVTASLADEDEQLVVRLLIALLKKETAEYAIHFAHESIELHGGNGFMEDFVMARLLRDAQVLTVWEGPANILAHELIRLSKKNAHQTLLAQLHHTTHPLLKARVAELQQKFETFVKLPDALQTIEAKPLMTELTQLFEAVTAVRHGELHGEREQKLAEIYIEQYLEKRPFGEVPLAVKYFTQI
- a CDS encoding DUF3006 domain-containing protein; this translates as MSYLNKYTLDRFDGDYAIFLKRPEEMEQLLIHRTELDSTLKEGDIVAISDNGHTYDITVLKEETMNQKQRIQQLMQQLRNKNK
- a CDS encoding class I adenylate-forming enzyme family protein, whose amino-acid sequence is MNISNLLARHARKYPHNIAVISMGQETTYQALDIETNRLANALLVAGITKGDKVAIFMPNVREFAALYFAIQRVGAIVVPVNAKFVTRELEYVLSHSDAKALFVHELLMEQAKNVQFAGLKVKTGSKVDGWQSYNELVEQANNDVVMCELVEEDDSTLLYTSGTTGNPKGVLLTNRNVLTVSHMIAIEMEVKPESRLLIMMPLTHSAPLNLFFVTAILVGATAVLTPTFTPDLFIDTVETYQTTHFFGAPVAYLLTASNEKIKTADLSSMKYWVYGGAPLSQQEVAYIQQQFQTDRLVCVYGLTEAGPSGTILHAEEHLAKPGSIGRRAPFGTEIRIINENNEDVAPGEVGEIILYGEGNMKEYYKNPEETSKVFVDDWVRSGDLARMDEDGYYYIVDRKKDVIISGGVNIYPKEIEDIVVQHPAIFETAVIGVPHPEWGETVKVIYAANTTLSEQELRAFLQDKLAAFKLPKIYEQVEALPRNASGKILKQQLREAKENASVSE
- a CDS encoding IS4 family transposase, with translation MNKDTTKSTLNELLKVLNEKTFLKIVNVSNLDYYVKKLSAYKFLQLFIIAQLNEKDSLKKLAKHLKETEELQTFVQMGTISSSQLSRRQSCLTPGIFEKVFRHLVVAAQVKLKRRQPFVRDIDQLLVIDSSTMSMSLSQYPWATFRKTKAGVRLHLRVVVTKDVTLPDQAVLLPAKHADRTQMDTLVAFDSDAIHLFDRGYTDYKQYDKLCEKEVRFITRLRKNAKIEVLNEQAPDVENNIFSDQEVFLGDEQNRTKMSNSLRLIRTVDREKNEIIILTSCFDLSAKEIGDLYRYRWKIETFFKWMKQHLRIKKFFGKSQNAVYTQIWIALITYCLQVLLKLELNHDGPLLEMKETLQNLLFKPFETFVKALFRPPTRQSKGRKKHDWDSEFQLIVKQFDEREVEHLDNLTYDPIF